In Clavibacter californiensis, the sequence CTCACGATCGGCGACGACGGCCGCGGGTTCGACCCGGCCCGCGCATCAGGCGGGTACGGCCTCGACGGCATGCGGCGTCGGCTGGACGCGGCCGGCGGACGCCTCGACGTCACCAGCGGCCCCGGCGGGACGCGGCTCACGGCGCGCATCCCTGCGCCCGCGGCGGCGCCCGCCGGTCCGCGCGGCACCGACCCGGGTCCGGTTCCGGCCGAGACCGTGCCGACGGTCCCCGCGCGGGCCCGCGCATGACGCCCGCGCCCATCCGCGTCGCTGTCGTCGACGACCACCCCGTCGTCCGCGCCGGGCTCGCGGCGCTGCTCGCCTCCGCCGACGACATCGACGTGGTCGGCCAGGCGGCCGACGGCGAGGCGGCGGTCGCGCTGGCCCTCGCCGAGCGCCCCGACGTGATCCTCATGGACCTCCGCATGCCCGGGCTCGACGGCGTGGGCGCCACGGCGCGGATCCGCGAGGAGACCCCCGACGTCCGCGTCCTCGTGCTCACCACCTACGAGACCGACGCGAGCATCCTCACCGCCATCGAGGCGGGCGCGAGCGGCTACCTGCTGAAGGCGGCGCCCGAGGAGGAGATCCTCGCCGGCGTGCGGGCGGTGGCCCGCGGCGAGGTCGCCCTCGCGCCCGCGATCGCCGCCGCGCTGGTGCGGCAGGTGGCGCGCCCCGCCGTGGAGCCCTCCGGCCCGACGCCGACCCTCAGCCCGCGCGAGACCGAGGTGCTCGCGCTCGTGGCCGCCGGCCGCACCAACGCCCGCATCGCCCTCGAGCTGCACGTCACCCCGGCGACCGTCAAGACGCACCTGCTGCACGTCTTCGAGAAGCTCGGCGTCGGCGACCGGACCCGCGCGGTCACCCTCGCGATGGAGCTCGGCCTGCTGCCGCCGGCCGCCCGCACGACCCCGCGCTGACGCCGATCACGACGGATCAGGACGCCACGAACCCGCCGACCTCGAGCAGCCCGTGGTCGGTCGTCGAGCACGCGGGCTCCGGCCACGCGATGAAGAGCGACGCGGTGGATCCGGGCGGGTACACGCGCAGCCCGTCCGCCGGGGTAAGCCCGCACTCCGCGTCGGGGTAGACCTCCCCGTTCGTGTAATGCAGGGGCGCCTGCGCCGACGCGCCCGGCTGGAGCGTGACGGTGGGGTGATCCGTGCTGCGGTCCAGCGTCGCGGGGAGCCCGAGCTGCGTCCCGTCCCCGTCGCCGACGAAGGAGACGCCCGGCCAGCCCTGCAGGGTGCACGGCGACGCGGAGGCGTTCGTGAGCACGACGGTCACGCGCTGCTGGTTCATCCCCGTGCCCTCGCCCGGGTCGCCGCCGGGCCCGGACGCCGGGGCGATGGATCCCGTGAGCGCGTCGACCGCGCAGCGCGGTGCGTCGCCGGACGCGGCCGGGTCGCCGGTCGCGCCGTCGGACGCGGCGGCGGTGGGGGAGGCCGACGGCGACGGGGTGGCGGTGGCGGTGGGGGCGATGCTGGCGGGCTGATCGGCGGACGGCGTGGTCGCGGATCCGCCGGGCGAGCCCGTGCAACCGGCCAGCGCGAGGGCGGCGGCGACGGTCAGCGGAGCGAGCAGGAGCGGGAGCCGGGAGCGGCGGCGTGTCGCGGTCATCACTCTGGTCTACGCCACGTCCGGCCCGGACGCGAGCGCCTGTCCGCTCCGCGATCAGGAGGCGCGCCCGCCGCGGCGCGATCGGGCCGCCCCCGTGCGAGGGCGACCGGCGGTAACGCTTGGATAACGTCTGCCGGATGCAGTATCGGCAGCTGTGGAAATGGATAAGTTCTGACAGACGACAAACGCACGGACCGCCGGGATCCGGCCGCTCCGCCGAGGGTCGCCCCGCACGGAACCCGCAAAACCACCAGCATTCACCGCACCAGCACCCGACCCGAGGACGCGTCGGAGCACCCAGTCCCTCGCGACGACGCGACCGCCCGGTGCCCGCACGACCCGGACGGGCCACCCGAGAGGACCCGCCGCCATGGCATCCGGACGACACGCACGACAGATCAGCTCCCTCCTCCTCCTCCTCCTCGCCGGCGTCGCCGTCGGCATGACCGCGTGCGCGCCGCAGGGCGCCACCAACACCGGCTCGGGCGACGGCGGGGACACCGCTGCCGGCACCGAGTGCAACGTCGGCATCTCGATGCCGACCCGCAGCCTCGAGCGCTGGATCAACGACGGCGAGGGCCTCAAGACCAAGCTCGAGGGCGATGACTGCACCGTCGACCTCCAGTACGCCGACAACAAGACAGACGCGCAGATCAGCCAGATCCAGAACCAGGTCGCCGGCGGCGCCAAGATCCTCGTGGTCGCGGCCGTCGACGGCAAGACGCTGGGACCTGCCCTCGAGGACGCGAAGAGCCAGGGCGTCACCGTCATCGCCTACGACCGCCTCATCAACGGCACCGAGGCCGTCGACTACTACGCCACCTTCGACAACTACAAGGTCGGCCAGCTCCAGGGCGAGTTCATCAAGGACCAGCTGAAGCTGGACACCGCGACCGGCCCCATCACGATGGAGCCCTTCGCCGGCAGCCCCGACGACAACAACGCCGGCTTCTTCTTCGGCGGCGCGTGGGACGTCCTCCAGCCCTACGTCGAGAGCGGCAAGCTGACCGTGCCCTCGGGCAAGTCGCCGGCCACGAGCGCCGACTGGCAGGCCATCGGCATCCTCGGCTGGGGATCCGACGACGCGCAGGCCGAGATGGACAACCGCCTGCAGTCGTTCTACACGGGCGGCCAGAAGGTCCAGGTCGTGCTCTCGCCCAACGACAGCCTCGCGCTCGGCATCGAGGCGTCGCTCGCGAGCGCCGGCTACGCGCCCGGCGCCGACTGGCCCGTCATCACCGGCCAGGACGCCGACAAGGCGAACGTGCAGGCGATCCTCGCGGACAAGCAGTCCATGACCGTCTGGAAGGACACCCGGGCGCTCGGCGACCAGGTCCAGAAGATGATCGGCGAGATAGTCGCGGGCGACGAGGTCACCGTCAACGACACCGAGTCGTACGACAACGGCAAGAAGGTCGTCCCGTCGTTCCTCCTCGACCCGCAGGTGGTCGTCAAGGACGACGTGCAGTCCGTGCTCATCGACTCCGGCTTCCTCACGGCGTCCGACGTCGGCCTGTAGCCCGACCCGCGGCCGACGGGCGCCCGGCACCACGCCGGGCGCCCGTCGGCCGCGCATCCGTCTCCACCCGGCGCGCGCCGATCCGACGCGCGCCACCGACCCGAACGGGAACCAGGAGCAGCAATGGACGACGTCATCCTGCAGATGACCGGCATCGTCAAGGAGTTCACGGGCGTGCGCGCCCTCGACGGCGTGGACGTCACCGTCCGCCGCGGCGAGGTGCACGCCGTCTGCGGCGAGAACGGCGCGGGCAAGTCGACGCTGATGAAGGTGCTCAGCGGCGTGTACCCGCACGGCTCCTACGAGGGCACGATCACGATCGACGGCCGCGAGGTCCGCTACGGATCCATCAACGACAGCGAGCGCGACGGGGTGGTCATCATCCACCAGGAGCTCGCGCTCAGCCCCTACCTCTCCATCGCCGAGAACATCTTCCTCGGCAACGAGATGTCGCGCGGCGGCGTCATCGACTGGAACAGGACGAACCTCGAGGC encodes:
- a CDS encoding response regulator transcription factor, with protein sequence MTPAPIRVAVVDDHPVVRAGLAALLASADDIDVVGQAADGEAAVALALAERPDVILMDLRMPGLDGVGATARIREETPDVRVLVLTTYETDASILTAIEAGASGYLLKAAPEEEILAGVRAVARGEVALAPAIAAALVRQVARPAVEPSGPTPTLSPRETEVLALVAAGRTNARIALELHVTPATVKTHLLHVFEKLGVGDRTRAVTLAMELGLLPPAARTTPR
- a CDS encoding DUF4232 domain-containing protein, translated to MTATRRRSRLPLLLAPLTVAAALALAGCTGSPGGSATTPSADQPASIAPTATATPSPSASPTAAASDGATGDPAASGDAPRCAVDALTGSIAPASGPGGDPGEGTGMNQQRVTVVLTNASASPCTLQGWPGVSFVGDGDGTQLGLPATLDRSTDHPTVTLQPGASAQAPLHYTNGEVYPDAECGLTPADGLRVYPPGSTASLFIAWPEPACSTTDHGLLEVGGFVAS
- a CDS encoding substrate-binding domain-containing protein codes for the protein MASGRHARQISSLLLLLLAGVAVGMTACAPQGATNTGSGDGGDTAAGTECNVGISMPTRSLERWINDGEGLKTKLEGDDCTVDLQYADNKTDAQISQIQNQVAGGAKILVVAAVDGKTLGPALEDAKSQGVTVIAYDRLINGTEAVDYYATFDNYKVGQLQGEFIKDQLKLDTATGPITMEPFAGSPDDNNAGFFFGGAWDVLQPYVESGKLTVPSGKSPATSADWQAIGILGWGSDDAQAEMDNRLQSFYTGGQKVQVVLSPNDSLALGIEASLASAGYAPGADWPVITGQDADKANVQAILADKQSMTVWKDTRALGDQVQKMIGEIVAGDEVTVNDTESYDNGKKVVPSFLLDPQVVVKDDVQSVLIDSGFLTASDVGL